In Rhodohalobacter barkolensis, the following proteins share a genomic window:
- a CDS encoding adenylate kinase, producing the protein MNIIIFGPPGAGKGTQAEKMQKHFNIPHLSTGNIFRENIKNETPLGKKVKSILDAGNLVPDETVVDLVKDELSKPKYDKGVILDGFPRTVAQAEALDSFFEENGKKIDAFLTLTVPEEELINRILSRGEGRSDDTPEKVKNRLSVYQKETAPVLNYYKEKGAVKEIDGVGSIEEIFDRIKDAVS; encoded by the coding sequence ATGAATATTATAATTTTTGGCCCTCCGGGAGCGGGTAAAGGTACTCAGGCTGAAAAGATGCAGAAGCACTTTAACATTCCTCATTTATCTACCGGAAATATTTTCAGAGAAAATATCAAAAATGAAACTCCTTTAGGTAAAAAGGTTAAATCCATCCTGGATGCCGGTAATCTTGTACCGGACGAAACGGTTGTTGATCTGGTTAAAGATGAACTCAGCAAGCCGAAGTATGACAAAGGTGTCATTCTCGACGGGTTTCCCAGAACAGTAGCACAGGCTGAAGCTCTCGATTCTTTTTTTGAAGAGAATGGTAAAAAAATTGATGCATTCTTAACTCTTACCGTTCCGGAAGAAGAACTTATCAATCGAATTTTGAGCCGCGGTGAAGGACGATCTGATGACACTCCCGAAAAAGTAAAAAATCGTTTGAGCGTTTATCAAAAAGAGACAGCCCCTGTTTTAAACTACTACAAAGAAAAAGGTGCTGTTAAAGAAATTGACGGTGTAGGATCTATTGAGGAGATTTTCGATCGAATCAAAGATGCTGTGTCTTAA
- the rplS gene encoding 50S ribosomal protein L19, giving the protein MDKLKLVEQTVVRDDLPEFTAGDTVNVHYRVREGDKERIQQYQGVVINERGSGANKTFTVRKMSGSVGVERIFPLYSPFIAKIEVKKKGRVRRSKLFYLRDRRGKAARIREKDSTNTTNNKK; this is encoded by the coding sequence ATGGATAAATTGAAACTTGTAGAACAGACCGTTGTACGCGACGATCTACCGGAATTTACAGCCGGTGATACCGTAAACGTTCACTATCGTGTTCGTGAAGGGGATAAAGAGCGAATTCAGCAGTACCAGGGCGTTGTTATTAACGAACGCGGAAGTGGTGCCAATAAAACGTTTACTGTGCGTAAAATGTCAGGCAGCGTGGGCGTAGAAAGAATTTTCCCTCTATACTCTCCTTTCATTGCTAAAATTGAAGTGAAAAAGAAAGGACGTGTTCGCCGTTCTAAGCTTTTCTACCTTCGTGACAGAAGAGGAAAAGCAGCCCGAATCCGTGAAAAAGATTCTACGAATACTACCAATAATAAGAAGTAG
- the trmD gene encoding tRNA (guanosine(37)-N1)-methyltransferase TrmD: MRIDIISGVPELLNSPLENSIVGRARDNKLVEIYTHDLREYSEDKHHKIDDYPYGGGAGMVMTAQPIFSCIRKLQSERTYDDVLFTAADGKKFEQKNANKLSLKKNIIILCGHYKGVDQRVRDELITGEFSIGDYVLSGGELPALVMTDAIVRLLPGVLGDAESALTDSFQDDLLEPPTYTRPAEFEGLKVPDILRSGDHKKITEWRSEMAIKRTKQRRPDLYEKFKKKN, translated from the coding sequence CTGAGAATTGATATCATATCAGGTGTACCTGAACTGCTGAACAGCCCGCTTGAAAATAGTATTGTGGGACGTGCCAGGGATAATAAACTGGTAGAAATCTACACTCATGATCTTCGCGAATATTCTGAGGATAAACATCACAAAATTGATGACTATCCATATGGAGGCGGAGCCGGAATGGTAATGACAGCACAGCCTATTTTTTCCTGTATTCGTAAACTGCAAAGTGAACGAACATACGATGATGTACTCTTTACAGCAGCCGACGGAAAAAAGTTTGAGCAAAAAAATGCTAATAAGCTGTCACTTAAAAAGAATATCATCATTCTTTGCGGTCACTATAAAGGTGTTGATCAGCGTGTGAGGGATGAACTGATTACCGGTGAATTTTCAATCGGTGATTATGTATTATCAGGCGGTGAGCTTCCGGCATTGGTTATGACTGATGCTATTGTTCGACTGCTTCCCGGAGTTCTGGGAGATGCAGAAAGTGCTCTTACAGATTCATTTCAGGATGATCTGCTTGAACCACCCACATACACACGACCCGCAGAGTTTGAAGGTTTAAAAGTACCGGACATTTTACGATCAGGTGATCATAAAAAAATTACTGAATGGCGATCCGAAATGGCGATTAAACGAACCAAACAGAGACGACCCGATTTATACGAAAAATTTAAAAAGAAAAACTAA
- the rimM gene encoding ribosome maturation factor RimM (Essential for efficient processing of 16S rRNA): MSNIVNNRFIEIGRFGRPRGLDGNIRFQPNENFIDGLFDQIDLFYMKNERSDLIPARIESYRVEKKRNQQTFFVKFDLIADRDDAQAAMNKALFAVNEELNQIKQEKDDSDSVDVTGYSIISDDTEIGLVLDVFENPAHPILEIKYQTGSLLIPFVDEYIDRVDHNSSTIHCKNLDQLIEEG; encoded by the coding sequence ATGAGTAATATTGTTAATAACCGGTTTATCGAAATTGGCCGCTTTGGCAGGCCCAGAGGATTGGATGGAAACATTCGATTTCAGCCAAATGAAAACTTTATTGATGGCCTTTTTGATCAGATTGATCTCTTCTATATGAAGAACGAACGCTCTGATCTGATACCCGCAAGAATTGAATCTTACAGGGTTGAAAAAAAAAGAAACCAACAAACGTTCTTTGTAAAATTTGATTTAATCGCTGACCGGGATGATGCCCAAGCCGCAATGAATAAAGCTCTCTTTGCTGTAAATGAAGAGCTAAACCAGATCAAACAGGAGAAGGATGATTCCGACTCTGTTGATGTAACAGGCTACAGCATCATCTCTGATGATACAGAGATTGGCCTTGTGCTGGATGTTTTTGAAAATCCTGCACATCCAATTCTCGAAATTAAGTATCAAACCGGTTCGCTGCTTATTCCCTTTGTGGATGAGTATATAGATCGTGTAGATCACAACAGCAGTACTATTCACTGCAAAAACCTCGACCAACTTATTGAAGAAGGTTAA
- the rpsP gene encoding 30S ribosomal protein S16: protein MIKIRLQRKGRKKRPFYHIVVADSRSPRDGRIIERLGRFDNVSEDKQLSYDEERVMHWLKIGAQPSDTVRSIFKKEGILYKMHLIRWGKSEEEIEAALEEWRTAREEKNADKDSSRKAKQQEILKAEEKEYKKQLEEKAAAAAKELEQKKAKEEAEAKEAAEEEKAEAAEETADEVKEEEKEAVAEESAEPKAEEKKEAKAEKSEEKEEAKAEEAEEAPAEEEVKADDSEEEEKTEEKAEAEPAEEKKEEAPKEEKKAEEKETAPSQVSTDMNATEAIDHIKNTSLEELKGFVPKDEDRVTVQRAWESKQEE, encoded by the coding sequence TTGATTAAAATACGCTTACAACGAAAAGGAAGAAAGAAACGACCTTTTTACCACATCGTGGTAGCAGACAGCCGTTCTCCTCGTGATGGCCGAATCATCGAAAGACTTGGCCGATTCGACAATGTGAGTGAAGACAAACAGCTCTCTTACGACGAAGAACGCGTAATGCATTGGCTCAAAATTGGAGCACAACCCAGCGACACTGTTCGCAGCATTTTCAAAAAAGAGGGTATCCTCTACAAAATGCACCTGATACGATGGGGTAAAAGTGAAGAAGAGATTGAAGCTGCTCTCGAAGAGTGGAGAACCGCTCGTGAAGAGAAAAATGCTGATAAAGACAGCAGCCGTAAAGCTAAACAGCAAGAAATTCTGAAAGCTGAAGAGAAAGAGTATAAGAAACAGCTGGAAGAAAAAGCTGCCGCTGCAGCCAAAGAACTCGAGCAAAAGAAAGCTAAAGAAGAGGCCGAAGCCAAAGAAGCTGCTGAAGAAGAAAAAGCTGAAGCTGCAGAAGAAACTGCCGATGAAGTAAAAGAGGAAGAAAAGGAAGCAGTCGCTGAGGAGTCTGCTGAGCCAAAAGCAGAAGAGAAAAAAGAAGCTAAAGCTGAAAAATCTGAAGAGAAGGAAGAAGCTAAAGCAGAGGAAGCCGAAGAGGCACCTGCTGAAGAGGAAGTAAAAGCTGACGACTCTGAAGAAGAGGAAAAAACAGAAGAAAAAGCTGAAGCAGAACCTGCGGAAGAGAAGAAGGAAGAAGCTCCAAAAGAGGAGAAAAAAGCTGAAGAAAAAGAAACGGCTCCTTCTCAAGTTTCAACAGATATGAATGCTACTGAAGCGATTGACCATATTAAAAACACCTCTCTTGAAGAATTGAAAGGATTTGTTCCTAAAGATGAAGATCGTGTTACGGTTCAGCGTGCATGGGAAAGCAAGCAGGAAGAGTAA
- the ffh gene encoding signal recognition particle protein: protein MFEDLSSKIESAVQSLKGQSKITDVNIAETVREIRRALLDADVNLEVARQFTDDIKERVMGSDVLTAVNPGQQFTKIVYDEMVKMLGEERADLAVANTPPTVILIAGLQGSGKTTFVGKLARYLKKENNRNPILAAADVYRPAAIDQLKTLASEIDVPVYSINQKDPVRVAKEAVSMAKSLALDTVIIDTAGRLHVDEKMMEEVAEIKKAVNPDEILFVVDAMTGQDAVNTAKAFNDTINFDGVVLTKMDGDTRGGAALSIRSVVQKPIKFMSTGEKLDALSPFYPDRLAQRILGMGDVVSLVEKAQKEFDEDQAQKLQKKIKSDKFDLVDFYDQIQKIKKMGNITDLVGMIPGADKAMKDQDLDEDSFKPIEAIIDSMTPEERHDPSLLNGSRRRRIAKGSGTSVREINELMKQFEQMKKMMKTMTKMNKVGRAMEGLKNLPFGRQ, encoded by the coding sequence ATGTTTGAAGATTTGTCTTCTAAAATAGAATCAGCCGTACAGTCCCTAAAGGGGCAGTCGAAAATCACCGATGTCAACATCGCTGAAACCGTACGGGAAATCCGTCGCGCCCTCCTGGATGCAGATGTAAATTTAGAAGTAGCCCGTCAATTCACCGATGATATTAAAGAACGGGTAATGGGATCCGATGTTTTAACCGCTGTGAATCCCGGTCAGCAGTTCACCAAGATTGTTTATGACGAAATGGTGAAAATGCTTGGCGAAGAGAGAGCCGATCTCGCCGTTGCAAATACTCCCCCTACCGTTATTCTTATTGCAGGACTCCAGGGATCCGGGAAAACCACATTTGTAGGTAAACTGGCCCGATACCTGAAAAAAGAGAATAACAGAAACCCTATTTTAGCAGCTGCCGACGTTTATCGTCCCGCTGCAATCGATCAGTTAAAAACCCTGGCATCTGAAATTGATGTTCCTGTCTACTCCATTAACCAAAAAGATCCGGTACGTGTAGCCAAAGAAGCCGTATCAATGGCAAAGAGCCTGGCACTCGATACCGTTATTATTGATACAGCCGGCCGGCTTCACGTGGATGAAAAAATGATGGAAGAGGTTGCCGAAATTAAAAAAGCGGTCAACCCCGACGAGATTCTTTTTGTGGTTGATGCCATGACCGGCCAGGATGCTGTTAACACAGCCAAGGCATTTAACGACACAATCAATTTTGATGGAGTAGTACTGACAAAGATGGATGGAGATACACGCGGTGGTGCTGCACTCTCTATCCGATCTGTAGTTCAAAAGCCTATCAAATTTATGAGTACCGGCGAAAAGCTGGACGCGCTCTCACCTTTCTATCCGGATCGTCTTGCACAGCGAATTCTCGGTATGGGAGATGTAGTTTCTTTGGTAGAAAAAGCTCAAAAAGAGTTTGACGAAGATCAGGCCCAGAAACTTCAGAAGAAAATAAAGTCTGACAAGTTCGATCTCGTAGACTTTTATGATCAGATACAGAAGATCAAAAAAATGGGAAATATTACCGACCTGGTTGGTATGATTCCCGGTGCTGATAAAGCCATGAAGGATCAGGATCTGGATGAAGATTCATTTAAGCCCATTGAAGCCATTATTGATTCAATGACACCTGAAGAACGACATGATCCTTCATTACTAAATGGTAGTCGTCGCCGGCGTATTGCAAAAGGGTCCGGCACATCTGTTCGGGAAATCAATGAGTTGATGAAGCAGTTTGAACAGATGAAGAAGATGATGAAGACGATGACCAAAATGAATAAAGTAGGCCGGGCAATGGAAGGATTGAAAAATCTGCCGTTTGGCCGACAATAA
- a CDS encoding tripartite tricarboxylate transporter TctB family protein has translation MKTNRYIPVLTIISGILLALSGLFLIGIYIYTGAQSLDQADQSLLFWYIPLIFFGILLNVSGAFFIAVGMKARQNPALQKLSKNLLFVLGGSLILVLAFIWTGEHRADQTREELKQQQQIRSDLHKIDDVQVKDLTVDGFTLNIKSTGTVHGDYKIEIIFSDIRDRLYQFNETVSLISDESDNEFEFSIDDIFRACTNGSNQSYFCVDNAGTTNSELRISIRLIPVDIEGLDLPITGVETSWTTSLILDTFTRNGIVEVEKINRE, from the coding sequence ATGAAAACAAATCGTTATATACCCGTACTTACTATCATTTCGGGTATCCTGCTTGCTTTGAGCGGATTATTTCTGATCGGGATTTACATCTATACGGGCGCTCAGTCCTTAGATCAAGCCGATCAATCGCTACTTTTTTGGTATATCCCATTGATCTTCTTCGGTATTTTACTGAATGTGTCCGGTGCTTTTTTTATCGCCGTCGGAATGAAAGCCCGCCAAAACCCCGCTCTGCAAAAACTCTCAAAAAATTTACTGTTTGTACTCGGTGGTTCACTCATTCTAGTATTAGCTTTTATCTGGACAGGAGAACACAGAGCAGATCAAACCAGAGAAGAGCTTAAACAACAGCAACAAATAAGATCCGATTTACACAAAATTGATGATGTTCAGGTTAAAGATCTTACAGTTGATGGGTTTACCCTAAACATAAAGTCGACCGGTACCGTACATGGCGATTACAAAATCGAAATAATTTTTTCCGATATCCGGGATCGGCTCTATCAATTCAATGAGACCGTCTCGCTAATTTCCGATGAAAGTGATAATGAATTCGAATTTTCAATTGATGATATTTTCCGGGCCTGCACTAACGGATCAAACCAATCTTATTTCTGTGTTGATAACGCAGGAACAACAAATTCAGAACTGAGAATATCCATCCGGCTCATTCCTGTTGATATTGAAGGCTTAGATCTACCAATAACCGGTGTGGAAACTTCGTGGACAACCTCTCTTATTTTAGACACCTTTACCCGTAATGGAATCGTAGAAGTGGAGAAAATAAACCGTGAATAG